A window of Deinococcus sp. HSC-46F16 contains these coding sequences:
- a CDS encoding iron chelate uptake ABC transporter family permease subunit, with protein MRGTSSFSSPFSAARTLAVTLLLLGLTLALGVLALGLGAVPTPAADVLAALRGQGDELTRQLVLELRTPRVAVAVLSGAMFAASGAILQGVIRNPLASPDVIGVGAGAGLAATLFLLAWPQAPAGGLPWAALAGAWLGFGLVLILAREWRGASPNHLHPVRLALVGVAVAAALGAAQQLVLVRAPDGLGAALGFLTGTVYGADAARAWRLLPWAAALLPLALLGARTLDVLNLGEDLATSLGTRVGAARLAALGVGVALAAAAVTGAGILGFVGLLAPHLARLLVGGRHARLLPVAMLLGALLVLAADTLGRALLPPTEVPAGIFTTLVGAPYFLYLLRRTAP; from the coding sequence GTGCGCGGGACTTCCTCCTTTTCGTCCCCCTTCTCGGCCGCCCGGACCCTGGCGGTGACCCTGCTGCTGCTGGGGCTGACCCTCGCGCTGGGGGTGCTGGCCCTGGGCCTGGGCGCCGTGCCCACCCCGGCGGCGGACGTGCTGGCCGCGCTGCGGGGGCAGGGCGACGAATTGACGCGGCAACTCGTGCTGGAGTTGCGTACCCCGCGCGTGGCGGTGGCCGTGCTGTCGGGCGCCATGTTCGCGGCTTCGGGAGCGATCTTGCAGGGCGTGATTCGCAACCCGCTGGCCTCGCCGGACGTGATCGGGGTGGGGGCCGGGGCCGGGCTGGCCGCCACCCTCTTTCTGCTGGCCTGGCCGCAGGCGCCCGCCGGGGGGCTGCCCTGGGCCGCCCTGGCGGGCGCGTGGCTGGGGTTCGGACTCGTGCTGATCCTGGCCCGCGAGTGGCGCGGGGCCAGCCCGAACCACCTCCACCCGGTCCGGCTCGCGCTGGTGGGGGTGGCGGTCGCGGCGGCGCTGGGGGCCGCGCAGCAGCTCGTGCTGGTGCGGGCGCCCGACGGTCTGGGCGCCGCCCTGGGTTTCCTGACGGGCACGGTGTACGGGGCGGACGCCGCGCGGGCCTGGCGGCTGCTGCCCTGGGCGGCTGCGCTGCTGCCCCTGGCCCTGCTGGGCGCCCGCACGCTCGACGTGCTGAACCTGGGCGAGGACCTCGCAACCAGTCTGGGCACGCGGGTGGGGGCCGCCCGGCTGGCCGCCCTGGGCGTCGGGGTCGCCCTCGCGGCGGCAGCGGTGACGGGGGCGGGCATCCTGGGCTTCGTGGGGCTGCTCGCGCCGCACCTCGCCCGGCTGCTGGTGGGGGGGCGGCATGCCCGGCTTCTTCCCGTCGCCATGCTGCTGGGTGCCCTGCTGGTGCTGGCCGCCGACACCCTGGGCCGCGCCCTGCTGCCGCCCACCGAGGTCCCCGCCGGGATCTTCACCACGCTGGTGGGCGCTCCCTATTTCCTCTACCTTCTGCGGAGAACTGCCCCATGA
- a CDS encoding ABC transporter ATP-binding protein — protein sequence MTPHPEHPPLTTTGLRLGYGQQIIVPDLDLRVAGGRVTSIIGPNGCGKSTLLRALARLLPTSGGQIHLYGQALHALPSREVARRLAILPQGPTAPEGLSVKDLVWFGRHPHQGRFPVRRPEDREAVAWALDQTGMRVFAGRPLDALSGGQRQRAWIAMSLAQQTDILLLDEPTTYLDLSHQLEVLHLAGRLNREQGKTVVMVLHDLNQAVRYSDDLIAMREGQVYAQGRPEDIMTAELLRDVFGLKAHILEDPDTGKPHVIPYALTR from the coding sequence ATGACCCCTCACCCTGAGCACCCACCCCTCACCACCACCGGGCTGCGCCTGGGGTACGGCCAGCAGATCATCGTTCCTGACCTCGACCTGCGTGTCGCCGGGGGCCGGGTCACGTCCATCATCGGCCCGAACGGCTGCGGCAAGAGCACCCTGCTGCGGGCGCTGGCGCGGCTGCTGCCGACCTCCGGGGGCCAGATTCACCTGTACGGACAGGCGCTGCATGCCCTGCCCAGCCGGGAGGTGGCCCGCCGCCTCGCCATCCTGCCCCAGGGACCCACCGCCCCGGAAGGGCTGAGCGTGAAAGACCTCGTGTGGTTCGGCCGCCACCCGCACCAAGGCCGCTTTCCCGTCCGCAGGCCGGAGGACCGCGAGGCCGTCGCCTGGGCGCTGGACCAGACCGGGATGCGCGTCTTCGCGGGCCGCCCGCTGGACGCCCTCTCTGGCGGGCAGCGGCAGCGGGCCTGGATTGCCATGAGCCTCGCCCAGCAGACCGACATCCTGCTGCTGGACGAACCCACGACCTACCTCGACCTGTCGCACCAACTCGAGGTCTTGCACCTCGCCGGGCGCCTGAACCGCGAGCAGGGCAAGACGGTCGTGATGGTGCTGCACGACCTGAACCAAGCGGTGCGCTACTCGGACGACCTGATCGCCATGCGCGAGGGCCAGGTCTACGCCCAGGGCCGCCCGGAAGACATCATGACGGCCGAACTGCTGCGGGACGTGTTCGGCCTCAAGGCCCACATCCTCGAAGACCCCGACACCGGCAAGCCGCACGTGATCCCGTACGCGCTCACCCGGTGA
- a CDS encoding ATP-binding protein has translation MTRPRAAPRWRAPSLAVTLLLSMLLAVGLAVGAMFLFSDLAVRREVARLPPEVQTYLREREQAVRRGEEPPPPPSPPGRASVAAPSPGTGEAVLDPGVVGGASAGRPRGTGLPAALNPRNRSFVRDVQGSLVEGGLVAAGLAAVLSLWLARRVARPLGAVTAAATRLAAGDLSARAPQLPGDREVAELARTFNDMAGNLEILERERRQAIADIAHELRTPIAIMQARLDALEDGVYPLEPQQVALLSAQTQLLTRLVGDLRTLTLADAGRLGLQPLPVDLAEVAAQVVRDLGDRAAARGIELRLSAQPTPLVADRDRVQQVTANLVDNALRHARQRVELQVEPCGGQATLHVDDDGPGIPDDLRQAVFARFTRLDESRTRDTGGSGLGLAIVQALAGAHGGQARAAASPLGGARFSIYLPSEPGGR, from the coding sequence TTGACCCGGCCGCGGGCCGCCCCGCGCTGGCGGGCACCCAGCCTCGCCGTCACGCTGCTGCTCTCCATGCTGCTGGCGGTGGGGCTGGCGGTGGGAGCGATGTTTCTCTTCTCGGACCTGGCGGTGCGCCGCGAGGTGGCCCGGCTTCCCCCCGAGGTCCAGACCTACCTGCGCGAGCGCGAGCAGGCGGTGCGCCGGGGCGAGGAGCCGCCGCCGCCCCCGTCCCCCCCGGGGCGGGCCAGCGTGGCGGCCCCCTCCCCCGGCACCGGCGAGGCGGTGCTCGACCCCGGCGTGGTAGGTGGGGCGTCTGCGGGGCGGCCGCGGGGAACAGGGCTGCCCGCCGCCCTGAATCCGCGGAACCGCTCCTTTGTCCGGGACGTGCAGGGCAGCCTGGTGGAGGGGGGACTGGTCGCGGCCGGACTCGCCGCCGTGCTGAGCCTCTGGCTGGCCCGCCGGGTGGCCCGGCCCCTGGGCGCGGTCACGGCCGCGGCGACCCGGCTCGCGGCCGGGGACCTCTCGGCCCGTGCGCCCCAGCTGCCCGGTGACCGCGAGGTCGCGGAGCTGGCCCGCACCTTCAACGACATGGCGGGCAATCTGGAAATCCTGGAGCGCGAACGTCGGCAGGCCATCGCCGACATCGCCCACGAGCTCCGCACGCCTATCGCCATCATGCAGGCGCGGCTGGACGCGCTCGAGGACGGCGTCTACCCACTCGAGCCTCAGCAGGTCGCGCTGCTGAGTGCCCAGACCCAACTGCTCACCCGTCTGGTGGGCGATCTGCGGACATTGACCTTGGCCGACGCGGGGCGGCTGGGCCTCCAGCCCCTGCCGGTCGATCTGGCCGAAGTCGCCGCCCAGGTCGTGCGGGACCTGGGGGACCGGGCCGCTGCTCGGGGCATCGAGCTGCGCCTCAGCGCCCAGCCGACGCCCCTGGTGGCCGACCGTGACCGGGTGCAGCAGGTGACGGCCAACCTGGTCGACAATGCGCTGCGCCATGCCCGCCAGCGGGTCGAGCTTCAGGTGGAGCCCTGCGGTGGGCAGGCCACCCTGCACGTGGACGACGACGGCCCCGGCATTCCCGACGACCTCCGCCAGGCCGTGTTCGCCCGCTTCACGCGGCTGGATGAGAGCCGCACGCGCGACACGGGCGGCAGTGGTCTGGGCCTCGCCATCGTCCAGGCCCTCGCCGGAGCCCACGGCGGTCAGGCCCGCGCGGCGGCCTCTCCCCTGGGCGGCGCCCGTTTCAGCATCTACCTGCCCAGCGAGCCGGGGGGGCGGTAA
- a CDS encoding response regulator, whose amino-acid sequence MSALILIVEDEPQLAEVLEAYARQEGYRTERAADGHAALAVYRAARPDLILLDIMLPGRSGLDVLRSVRTESTTPVILVTARAEETDQIVGLELGADDYVVKPFRPREVMARVRAVLRRVTTALDDTERPLRVGALEVDRRAACARVNGQALALTPTEFRLLAHLAQVPGRAFTREELLTAALPESDALERVVDAHLASVRRKLDAARAGELLHTVRGVGYRLEASP is encoded by the coding sequence ATGAGCGCCCTGATCCTGATCGTGGAGGACGAGCCGCAGCTCGCAGAAGTGCTGGAGGCGTATGCGCGGCAGGAGGGCTACCGCACCGAACGGGCCGCCGACGGCCACGCCGCCCTGGCGGTCTACCGCGCCGCCCGACCGGACCTGATTCTGCTGGACATCATGCTGCCCGGCCGGAGCGGTCTGGACGTGCTGCGGTCGGTACGCACGGAAAGCACGACCCCGGTGATCCTGGTGACCGCCCGGGCGGAGGAGACCGACCAGATTGTCGGCCTGGAACTCGGAGCGGACGACTACGTGGTCAAGCCCTTTCGCCCGCGCGAGGTGATGGCGCGGGTCCGGGCCGTGCTGCGGCGCGTGACGACGGCCCTGGACGACACCGAACGTCCGCTGCGGGTGGGGGCGCTGGAGGTGGACCGCCGGGCGGCCTGCGCCCGCGTGAACGGGCAGGCCCTCGCGCTCACTCCCACCGAGTTCCGCCTGCTCGCGCACCTCGCCCAGGTACCTGGCCGCGCCTTTACCCGTGAAGAACTGCTGACGGCGGCGCTGCCGGAGAGTGACGCCCTGGAGCGGGTCGTGGACGCCCACCTCGCCAGCGTTCGGCGCAAGCTTGACGCGGCGCGGGCCGGGGAACTGCTTCACACGGTGCGCGGCGTGGGCTACCGCCTGGAGGCGAGTCCTTGA
- a CDS encoding TolC family protein: MTSPPPPRTPAGRGLVLFLLLGAGHVQAQAQATTAQMTAAQAAPAALTLEEALARLAQAPSVAAAQLSVRVAQENLTAARTALGLSVSVTGNVTYAGGAGTAEDGSAAATPGSLSGSAGVQASLGLLPWSSGQASLRSAQRSLTLAQANLAAAQSGARLNVVTQYLAAVVAQQDVTLTERTLAQRQRQLAVTRTQREQGNATEQAALIAQANVQLAQASLTEARTSLEGARLGLAAVLGQPLTGVTFASAPVVSAALPDLDALVARARIGTVEVLQAQNALAAAQESLEEQQRDVRLPDLTASVRYGPSGGGGLSASLNVKAGSAGVGYSLPFGGSAAGGDSRVAASLSGSYVLYSPALRAQVSAAQAGVTQAELSLRVAQQNAELNVRTLYSAAQSAALAVGSRQTAVEVARSALDAAQARLSAGTATADDVTAAALDLAQAERDLVQARAAGQTALLRLENAAGGSL, from the coding sequence ATGACTTCCCCACCTCCTCCCCGGACGCCTGCGGGCCGGGGCCTCGTGCTGTTCCTGCTGCTGGGTGCAGGCCACGTGCAGGCCCAGGCCCAGGCGACGACCGCACAGATGACGGCAGCCCAGGCGGCTCCCGCCGCCCTGACCCTCGAAGAAGCCCTGGCCCGGCTCGCGCAGGCCCCCAGCGTCGCGGCGGCGCAGCTCAGCGTGCGGGTGGCCCAGGAGAACCTGACGGCTGCCCGGACGGCCCTGGGCCTCAGCGTCAGCGTGACCGGGAACGTGACCTATGCGGGCGGCGCGGGGACGGCGGAAGACGGCAGCGCTGCGGCCACGCCGGGGAGCCTCTCGGGCAGCGCGGGCGTGCAGGCCAGCCTGGGCCTGCTGCCCTGGTCGAGCGGGCAGGCCAGCCTGCGCTCAGCGCAGCGCAGCCTCACGCTGGCGCAGGCGAACCTCGCGGCCGCGCAGTCGGGTGCCCGGCTGAACGTGGTGACCCAGTACCTCGCGGCGGTCGTCGCCCAGCAGGACGTGACGCTGACCGAGCGGACCCTGGCCCAGCGCCAGCGGCAGCTCGCGGTGACCCGGACCCAGCGGGAGCAGGGCAACGCCACCGAGCAGGCTGCCTTGATCGCCCAGGCCAACGTGCAGCTCGCGCAGGCCAGCCTGACGGAGGCGCGGACCAGCCTGGAGGGGGCGCGGCTGGGCCTCGCGGCGGTGCTGGGGCAGCCGCTGACGGGCGTGACTTTCGCCAGCGCTCCCGTAGTCAGCGCCGCCCTGCCGGACCTGGACGCGCTGGTGGCCCGCGCCCGAATCGGGACCGTGGAGGTGCTTCAGGCGCAAAACGCTCTTGCTGCTGCCCAGGAATCGCTCGAAGAGCAGCAGCGCGACGTGCGGTTGCCGGACCTGACCGCCAGCGTGCGGTACGGCCCCAGCGGCGGCGGCGGCCTGAGTGCCAGCCTGAACGTGAAGGCGGGCAGCGCGGGCGTGGGCTACTCGCTGCCCTTCGGGGGGAGCGCAGCGGGGGGGGACAGCCGGGTGGCCGCCAGCCTCAGCGGCAGCTACGTCCTCTATTCCCCGGCGCTGCGGGCACAGGTGTCGGCGGCGCAGGCGGGCGTCACTCAGGCCGAGCTGTCTCTGCGGGTGGCCCAGCAGAATGCCGAACTCAACGTCCGCACCCTCTACAGCGCCGCCCAGAGCGCCGCGCTCGCCGTGGGCTCCCGGCAGACCGCCGTGGAGGTGGCCCGCTCTGCCCTGGACGCGGCGCAGGCCCGCCTCTCGGCCGGGACCGCCACGGCGGACGACGTGACGGCCGCCGCGCTGGACCTCGCGCAGGCCGAACGCGACCTCGTGCAGGCCCGCGCCGCCGGGCAGACCGCCCTTCTTCGACTCGAGAACGCCGCCGGAGGTTCCCTGTGA
- a CDS encoding TolC family protein, producing the protein MQTRTLALGLALLLPTAAAQTAVSVTRAVQAALTSGTEVRTAQANLDRATAANRAAQADPSTLAAAKLSAEQAQTLATVGLRAARLSTLQSAVNAYTTLLEAQENVELQSLQVQVDQKAVQVAQVKRGLGNATALDVQKAQNTLSGSTQGLADARAQVNLASGKLASLTGLAAGVRASGLGTLPTLKTTLAALRSGLENNLTSVVGAEQDVAAAQLTVKLSDNDFTPARTLQDARTALANAQRALDAAQKNANTGLSSAYQTAQNAAEQLKVAQSRESAALRSYNQDSARLKSGTISAVELQQTQLALKQAQFARLQAQGNVLESLAALSVASGQNLTGIVGT; encoded by the coding sequence ATGCAGACCCGTACCCTCGCCCTGGGCCTGGCCCTGCTGCTCCCCACTGCTGCGGCCCAGACCGCCGTCTCGGTCACCCGCGCCGTGCAGGCCGCACTGACGAGCGGCACCGAGGTCCGCACCGCGCAGGCCAACCTGGACCGGGCCACCGCCGCCAACCGCGCCGCGCAGGCCGACCCCAGCACCCTCGCCGCCGCCAAGCTGTCGGCGGAACAGGCGCAGACGCTCGCCACCGTCGGGCTGCGGGCCGCGCGGCTCTCCACCCTTCAGAGCGCGGTCAACGCCTACACGACCCTGCTGGAGGCGCAGGAGAACGTGGAATTGCAGAGCCTTCAGGTGCAGGTCGACCAGAAGGCCGTGCAGGTCGCGCAGGTCAAGCGCGGCCTGGGCAACGCCACCGCGCTGGACGTGCAAAAGGCCCAGAACACCCTCTCGGGCAGCACCCAGGGCCTCGCGGACGCGCGGGCGCAGGTGAACCTCGCCTCCGGCAAGCTCGCCAGCCTGACCGGGCTGGCAGCCGGGGTGCGGGCGTCCGGGTTGGGCACGCTCCCCACCCTCAAGACCACGCTGGCCGCGCTGCGCTCGGGCCTGGAAAACAACCTCACCTCGGTCGTGGGCGCCGAACAGGACGTGGCCGCCGCGCAGCTCACGGTCAAGCTCTCCGACAACGACTTCACGCCCGCCCGCACCCTGCAAGACGCCCGCACTGCCCTCGCCAACGCGCAGCGGGCGCTGGACGCCGCGCAGAAGAACGCGAACACGGGCCTTTCCTCGGCGTACCAGACCGCCCAGAACGCCGCCGAGCAGCTCAAGGTCGCCCAGAGCCGCGAGAGCGCCGCCCTGCGGAGCTACAACCAGGACAGCGCCCGCCTGAAGAGCGGCACCATCAGCGCCGTGGAGTTGCAACAGACGCAGCTCGCCCTCAAGCAAGCGCAGTTCGCCCGCCTCCAGGCACAGGGCAACGTGCTCGAATCGCTCGCGGCGCTGTCGGTGGCCTCGGGGCAGAACCTGACCGGCATCGTGGGGACCTGA
- a CDS encoding efflux RND transporter periplasmic adaptor subunit, whose product MAPTTTTSSTTVTRPARRRRRWPWVLTGLLLLGAGGGVWYSRTRGAEAEAPAVTTQLQPVQPGTVRVSVSGPGTLEAAATRTVGVSRNVTVGTLPAVGERVTKGQLLTTLTSDDVTTAVRTAELNLQKARASLDALRASQEASRVNQQSSAAQADASVTAAQATLADAERTLASARTTLNAQEQLYAVGAVSAQDLAAARNAVADAQAGVQSARSSLESARTSAAGTRQQAQASTESSAQDLRSSQLAVQQAEESLEAAQADQAALKIYAPISGVVSAVGATEGAPLASNSTLLTLLDDTTLNLPVQVDETEIGGVEAGQPAEVTLDAREDQTFRGEVVRVSPGATQESGISVFTATVTLDNADGLLRPGMTAEAEIIQSEASGLLVPARAIQTVRGRSYVQMPGEEGAEPERVRVTLGATDGTNTIVEEGLTPGQQVVVPGSRSAAPASSGQPRQGQGGFGAAGGPPGGFGGAP is encoded by the coding sequence ATGGCCCCCACCACGACCACCTCATCCACCACGGTGACCCGCCCGGCCCGCCGCCGGAGGCGCTGGCCCTGGGTGCTCACGGGGCTGCTGCTGCTGGGCGCGGGCGGGGGCGTGTGGTACAGCCGCACCCGCGGGGCCGAGGCCGAGGCCCCGGCGGTGACCACCCAGCTTCAGCCTGTGCAGCCCGGCACCGTGCGCGTCAGCGTGAGCGGCCCCGGCACCCTGGAGGCCGCCGCCACCCGCACGGTGGGCGTGAGCCGCAACGTGACGGTCGGCACGCTGCCCGCCGTGGGCGAGCGCGTCACGAAGGGCCAACTCCTGACCACCCTCACCAGTGACGACGTGACCACGGCGGTCCGCACCGCCGAGCTGAACTTGCAAAAGGCCCGTGCCAGCCTGGACGCCCTGCGGGCCTCGCAGGAGGCCAGCCGGGTCAACCAGCAGAGCAGTGCCGCGCAGGCCGACGCCAGCGTGACGGCGGCGCAGGCCACCCTCGCGGACGCGGAGCGCACCCTCGCCAGCGCCCGCACCACCCTGAACGCCCAGGAACAGCTCTACGCAGTCGGGGCCGTGAGCGCCCAGGACCTCGCGGCCGCCCGCAACGCCGTGGCCGACGCGCAGGCCGGGGTGCAGAGTGCCCGCAGCAGCCTGGAGAGCGCCCGCACGAGTGCGGCGGGCACCCGCCAGCAGGCCCAGGCCAGCACCGAGAGCAGCGCCCAGGACCTGCGCAGCTCGCAGCTCGCGGTGCAGCAGGCCGAGGAGAGTCTGGAGGCGGCCCAGGCGGACCAGGCCGCCCTCAAGATCTACGCGCCCATCAGCGGCGTCGTGAGCGCGGTGGGCGCCACCGAGGGCGCCCCCCTGGCTTCCAACTCCACCCTCCTGACCCTGCTGGACGACACCACCCTGAATCTGCCGGTGCAGGTCGACGAGACCGAGATCGGCGGCGTGGAGGCCGGGCAGCCCGCCGAGGTCACGCTGGACGCCCGCGAGGACCAGACCTTCCGGGGCGAGGTCGTCCGGGTGTCGCCGGGGGCCACCCAGGAAAGCGGCATCAGCGTCTTTACCGCCACCGTGACGCTGGACAACGCCGACGGCCTGCTCCGCCCCGGCATGACCGCCGAGGCCGAGATCATCCAGAGCGAGGCGTCCGGCCTCCTGGTGCCCGCGCGGGCCATTCAGACCGTGCGGGGGCGCAGCTACGTGCAGATGCCCGGCGAGGAGGGGGCCGAACCGGAGCGCGTCCGGGTGACCCTGGGCGCGACGGACGGAACGAATACCATCGTCGAGGAGGGCCTCACGCCGGGACAGCAGGTCGTGGTGCCGGGCAGCCGCAGCGCCGCCCCAGCCTCCTCCGGCCAGCCCAGGCAGGGTCAGGGCGGATTCGGAGCAGCGGGCGGCCCTCCGGGGGGCTTCGGGGGAGCACCGTGA
- a CDS encoding ATP-binding cassette domain-containing protein translates to MTPVPPVVELQDVRKTYAQGDVVFEALSGVSLQIHQGEMVALMGPSGSGKTTLMQMIGLLDRPSSGSYHLAGRDVTTLTENERAEARNRELGFVFQAFHLLPRQTLLENVEVPLTYAGLPPRERRERALEMLAQVGLADKAGNLPSQISGGQKQRVAIARALAGRPRLLLADEPTGNLDTRTSEEVMGLFARLHAQGTTVILVTHEADIGAYAERVVRVRDGLIERDERQRPHRPPLPTSLPGEAAP, encoded by the coding sequence GTGACCCCTGTTCCGCCGGTCGTGGAGCTGCAAGACGTGCGCAAGACCTACGCCCAGGGCGACGTGGTCTTTGAAGCCCTGTCCGGCGTGAGTCTCCAGATTCACCAGGGGGAGATGGTCGCATTGATGGGACCCTCCGGCAGCGGCAAGACCACCCTGATGCAGATGATCGGGCTGCTGGACCGCCCCAGCAGCGGCAGCTACCACCTCGCCGGGCGCGACGTCACCACCCTGACGGAAAACGAGCGGGCCGAGGCACGCAACCGTGAACTGGGCTTCGTCTTCCAGGCCTTTCACCTGCTGCCGCGCCAGACGCTGCTGGAAAACGTGGAAGTCCCGCTGACCTACGCCGGGCTGCCCCCCCGCGAGCGCCGGGAACGGGCGCTGGAGATGCTGGCGCAGGTCGGCCTGGCCGACAAGGCGGGCAACTTACCCAGCCAGATCAGCGGCGGGCAAAAGCAGCGGGTGGCGATCGCGCGGGCGCTGGCCGGGCGGCCCCGGCTGCTGCTGGCCGACGAGCCGACCGGGAACCTCGACACCCGCACGTCCGAGGAGGTGATGGGCCTCTTCGCCCGGCTGCACGCCCAGGGCACCACCGTCATCCTGGTCACCCACGAGGCCGACATCGGCGCCTATGCCGAACGGGTGGTGCGGGTCCGCGACGGCCTGATCGAGCGCGACGAGCGGCAAAGGCCCCACCGCCCGCCCCTCCCGACGTCCCTCCCCGGCGAGGCGGCGCCGTGA
- a CDS encoding ABC transporter permease, with protein MTVAGQPDTGAREAAEARSPTRGGIGLGGAFVIAWRAIVGTPMRSFLTALGVIIGVAAVVALTAIGQGSTAGVTRNLESLGTNLLTVQSARGQPGGSLVRGGPRQTVTLEDAEALAGAFGERVAGVAPTAQSSVQAKVGSANTQVTLLGTWPAYETVRNSPVQSGSYFTEADLEDRKRVAVVGSQVATDLFTDGSDPVGQKIRLGAVTFTVVGVLPDKGNSGFGNANAQVLIPLSTYLRRFSRTNSASGEPTVNNVYLQASDKDDLTPLQTDVTALLAERHELTDPESYDFQVQNQADSLASLSSVTTTLTLLVGAIAGISLLVGGIGIMNIMLVSVTERTREIGIRKALGAKPRDILTQFLVEAALLSVGGGLIGLALGIGAAHAGSAFGISPVFSAAPIVVAFLFSAFVGVFFGYYPAARAARLDPVDSLRYE; from the coding sequence GTGACGGTGGCCGGTCAGCCCGACACGGGTGCCCGCGAGGCGGCAGAGGCCCGGTCCCCGACCCGTGGGGGCATCGGCCTGGGCGGGGCCTTCGTGATCGCGTGGCGGGCCATCGTGGGCACGCCGATGCGGTCCTTTTTGACCGCGCTGGGGGTCATCATCGGGGTGGCGGCGGTCGTGGCCCTGACCGCCATCGGGCAGGGCAGCACGGCGGGCGTGACCCGGAACCTCGAATCGCTGGGCACCAACCTCCTGACCGTGCAGAGTGCCCGCGGCCAGCCCGGCGGCTCGCTGGTGCGCGGCGGCCCCCGGCAGACGGTCACGCTGGAGGACGCCGAGGCGCTGGCCGGGGCCTTCGGGGAGCGGGTCGCGGGCGTGGCCCCGACCGCGCAGAGCAGCGTGCAGGCCAAGGTCGGAAGCGCCAACACCCAGGTCACGCTGCTGGGCACCTGGCCCGCCTACGAGACCGTCCGCAACAGCCCGGTCCAGAGCGGGAGCTACTTCACCGAAGCCGACCTGGAGGACCGCAAGCGCGTGGCGGTGGTCGGCTCGCAGGTGGCGACCGACCTCTTCACTGACGGCAGTGACCCGGTGGGCCAGAAGATCCGCCTGGGTGCCGTGACGTTCACGGTGGTCGGCGTGCTGCCCGACAAGGGCAACAGCGGTTTCGGCAACGCCAACGCGCAGGTCCTGATTCCCCTGAGTACCTACCTGCGCCGCTTCTCCCGCACCAATAGTGCGAGCGGCGAGCCTACGGTCAATAACGTCTACCTTCAGGCCAGTGACAAAGACGACCTGACGCCTCTCCAGACCGACGTGACCGCGCTCCTCGCCGAGCGGCACGAACTGACCGACCCCGAAAGCTACGACTTCCAGGTTCAGAACCAGGCCGACTCGCTGGCGAGCCTCAGCAGCGTGACGACCACCCTGACCCTCCTGGTGGGGGCCATCGCGGGCATCAGCTTGCTGGTCGGCGGTATCGGCATCATGAACATCATGCTGGTCAGCGTGACCGAGCGCACCCGTGAGATCGGCATTCGCAAGGCGCTGGGCGCCAAGCCCCGCGACATCCTGACCCAGTTTCTGGTGGAAGCGGCCCTGCTGTCGGTCGGCGGCGGCCTGATCGGGCTGGCGCTGGGGATCGGCGCGGCCCATGCGGGCAGTGCTTTCGGCATCAGTCCGGTCTTTTCCGCCGCGCCCATCGTGGTGGCCTTCCTCTTCAGCGCCTTTGTGGGTGTGTTTTTCGGCTATTACCCGGCGGCCCGCGCCGCGCGGCTGGACCCGGTCGACAGCCTCCGGTACGAGTGA
- a CDS encoding response regulator, with product MTPHKPIEILLVEDNPADILLTEEAFEEAHFPHRLHVARDGVDALAFLRREGPYAAAAVPDVILLDLNMPRMGGLEVLDVLKVDDALRNIPVVVLTTSRAEGDIWRSYNLHANAYIPKPVTVSEFVEVIKSFGTFWFATAALSPKERP from the coding sequence ATGACGCCCCACAAACCCATCGAGATTCTGCTGGTCGAGGACAACCCGGCCGACATCCTGCTTACGGAAGAAGCCTTTGAGGAGGCGCACTTTCCCCACCGCCTGCACGTCGCCCGCGACGGGGTGGACGCCCTGGCCTTCTTGCGGCGCGAAGGCCCCTACGCGGCAGCCGCCGTGCCCGACGTGATCCTGCTCGACCTGAACATGCCGCGCATGGGCGGGCTGGAGGTGCTCGACGTGCTGAAGGTGGACGACGCCCTGCGCAACATCCCGGTCGTCGTGCTGACCACCTCGCGGGCCGAGGGCGACATCTGGCGCTCGTACAACCTGCACGCGAACGCCTACATCCCCAAACCCGTCACGGTCAGCGAGTTCGTGGAGGTCATCAAGTCCTTCGGCACCTTCTGGTTCGCCACGGCGGCGCTGTCTCCCAAAGAACGGCCCTGA